From a single Nocardioides panacis genomic region:
- a CDS encoding MDR family MFS transporter, whose translation MTDTAQTTATPAPHVEEPMSHREVLEALSGLLLALFVAMLSSTVVTNALPRIVTDLNGSESGYTWIVVATLLTMTASTPVWGKLADLFNKKMLVQTALVIYSIGSLIAAVAPNMGSLIAARAVQGLGVGGLTALVQVVIASIVSPRERGRYSGYIGAVFALATVSGPLIGGVIVDSPLGWRGCFFVGLPIAVIAFGVLQKTLHVQTVKREVSIDCLGALLLTGGVSTLLIWVSLAGHDFDWASVTTGWMIALGVLLLVAAVVTEMRAKEPIIPLRLFRDRTTSLATFASVMIGIAMFGSTVYLSQYFQIAHGMTPTHAGLMTIAMVGGLMVSSLTTGRIISRTGVWKRYLVGGMVLVIIGLGLLSTIGADTSLVRVGVFMAVLGVGLGATMQNLVLAVQNNTAQRDMGSASSVVAFFRSMGGSIGVSVLGAVLSHQVAGSVATGLAKLGVQPDAAGSSSAIPDMATLPAPVRAVFETAFGDATGRLFLIAAPCALVALIAVLFIHEVPLRTTIEREDEAVETV comes from the coding sequence ATGACAGACACCGCTCAGACCACCGCCACCCCGGCCCCGCACGTCGAGGAGCCGATGTCGCACCGCGAGGTCCTCGAGGCCCTCTCCGGGCTGCTGCTCGCCCTGTTCGTGGCGATGCTGTCCTCGACGGTGGTGACCAACGCCCTGCCGCGCATCGTCACCGACCTCAACGGCAGCGAGTCCGGCTACACCTGGATCGTGGTGGCCACGCTGCTGACGATGACCGCCTCGACGCCGGTCTGGGGCAAGCTCGCCGACCTGTTCAACAAGAAGATGCTCGTGCAGACGGCGCTGGTGATCTACTCGATCGGCTCCCTGATCGCGGCGGTCGCTCCCAACATGGGCTCGCTGATCGCGGCCCGCGCCGTCCAGGGCCTCGGTGTCGGCGGCCTGACCGCGCTGGTCCAGGTCGTGATCGCCTCGATCGTGTCCCCGCGCGAGCGCGGGCGCTACTCCGGCTACATCGGTGCGGTCTTCGCGCTCGCCACGGTCAGCGGACCGCTCATCGGTGGCGTGATCGTCGACTCGCCGCTCGGCTGGCGCGGCTGCTTCTTCGTCGGCCTGCCGATCGCGGTGATCGCCTTCGGCGTGCTGCAGAAGACCCTGCACGTGCAGACCGTCAAGCGCGAGGTCAGCATCGACTGCCTCGGCGCCCTGCTGCTCACCGGCGGCGTCTCCACCCTGCTGATCTGGGTGTCGCTGGCCGGCCACGACTTCGACTGGGCCTCGGTGACCACCGGCTGGATGATCGCGCTCGGCGTGCTGCTGCTCGTCGCCGCGGTCGTCACCGAGATGAGGGCCAAGGAGCCGATCATCCCGCTGCGCCTGTTCCGCGACCGTACGACGAGCCTCGCCACGTTCGCGTCGGTGATGATCGGCATCGCGATGTTCGGGTCCACGGTCTACCTGTCGCAGTACTTCCAGATCGCCCACGGCATGACCCCGACGCACGCCGGCCTGATGACCATCGCGATGGTCGGCGGCCTGATGGTCTCCAGCCTGACCACCGGCCGGATCATCAGCCGGACCGGGGTGTGGAAGCGCTACCTCGTCGGCGGCATGGTCCTGGTGATCATCGGCCTCGGGCTGCTCTCCACCATCGGCGCGGACACCAGCCTGGTGCGGGTCGGCGTGTTCATGGCGGTCCTCGGCGTGGGCCTCGGCGCCACGATGCAGAACCTCGTGCTCGCGGTGCAGAACAACACCGCCCAGCGCGACATGGGCTCGGCCAGCTCCGTGGTCGCGTTCTTCCGCTCGATGGGCGGCTCGATCGGGGTCTCGGTGCTCGGTGCGGTGCTCAGCCACCAGGTCGCCGGCAGCGTCGCCACCGGTCTCGCCAAGCTCGGCGTCCAGCCGGACGCCGCGGGCAGCAGCAGCGCCATCCCGGACATGGCCACCCTGCCGGCGCCGGTGCGCGCGGTCTTCGAGACCGCCTTCGGCGACGCGACCGGCCGGCTGTTCCTGATCGCCGCGCCCTGCGCGCTGGTCGCGCTGATCGCGGTGCTGTTCATCCACGAGGTCCCGCTGCGCACCACGATCGAGCGCGAGGACGAGGCCGTCGAGACCGTCTGA
- a CDS encoding glycoside hydrolase family 13 protein — translation MQINSTPSPWWQHSVCYQIYVRSFADGDGDGVGDMAGIAQRLPYLADLGVDSVWITPFYPSPQHDHGYDVADYRDVDPLFGTLADFDLMLKTAHDLDIRVIVDVVPNHSSTEHPWFQAALAAAPGDPVRERYVFRDGTGRDGARPPNNWVSIFGGPAWTRVEDGQWYLHLFDVSQPDLNWWSREVHDEFDAILRFWLDRGVDGFRVDAAHGLYKHPDLMPRERHHRLPHPMWDQPEVHEVYRHWRTVLDSYDGERMAVAEACAGTPEAMARYIREDELQQTFNFTWLEARWSASAFKKVVVDTFDSVGLVGGSPTWVLSNHDVVRETTRYGGGEAGRARARAAALTMMALPGSAYVYQGEELGLEQVDVPPELRQDPSFHRGGDPVGRDGCRVPMPWSGSEAPYGFGPGQGQPWLPQPADWAGLTVEAQEGDEGSTLSFFRRMLKLRREVRAGLPDAVEVLGTPPGTFGFRRGDLVCVVNCGSRRSRLPAEAGELLLSSGPDPVDGRIAPDTAAWFRSA, via the coding sequence GTGCAAATCAACTCGACCCCGAGCCCGTGGTGGCAGCACTCCGTCTGCTACCAGATCTACGTCCGCAGCTTCGCCGACGGGGACGGCGACGGCGTCGGCGACATGGCCGGCATCGCCCAGCGGCTGCCGTACCTCGCCGACCTCGGCGTGGACTCGGTCTGGATCACCCCGTTCTACCCCTCCCCGCAGCACGACCACGGCTACGACGTCGCGGACTACCGCGACGTCGACCCGCTGTTCGGCACGCTCGCGGACTTCGACCTGATGCTCAAGACCGCCCACGACCTCGACATCCGGGTGATCGTCGACGTGGTGCCCAACCACTCCTCGACCGAGCACCCGTGGTTCCAGGCCGCGCTCGCCGCCGCGCCGGGCGACCCGGTCCGCGAGCGCTACGTGTTCCGCGACGGCACCGGCCGCGACGGCGCCAGGCCGCCGAACAACTGGGTCTCGATCTTCGGCGGTCCCGCGTGGACCCGCGTCGAGGACGGCCAGTGGTACCTCCACCTGTTCGACGTCAGCCAGCCCGACCTCAACTGGTGGAGCCGCGAGGTCCACGACGAGTTCGATGCGATCCTGCGGTTCTGGCTGGACCGCGGCGTCGACGGCTTCCGGGTGGACGCAGCGCACGGGCTCTACAAGCACCCCGACCTGATGCCCCGCGAGCGGCACCACCGGCTGCCGCACCCGATGTGGGACCAGCCCGAGGTGCACGAGGTCTACCGGCACTGGCGCACCGTCCTGGACTCCTACGACGGCGAGCGGATGGCGGTCGCCGAGGCCTGCGCCGGCACCCCGGAGGCGATGGCGCGCTACATCCGCGAGGACGAGCTCCAGCAGACCTTCAACTTCACCTGGCTCGAGGCGAGGTGGTCGGCCTCCGCGTTCAAGAAGGTCGTCGTCGACACCTTCGACTCCGTCGGCCTGGTCGGCGGCTCCCCCACCTGGGTGCTCTCCAACCACGACGTGGTGCGCGAGACCACCCGGTACGGCGGCGGCGAGGCGGGTCGGGCCCGGGCCAGGGCCGCCGCGCTGACGATGATGGCGCTGCCCGGCTCGGCCTACGTCTACCAGGGTGAGGAGCTCGGCCTCGAGCAGGTCGACGTCCCGCCGGAGCTGCGCCAGGACCCGTCCTTCCACCGCGGCGGCGACCCGGTCGGCCGGGACGGCTGCCGGGTGCCGATGCCCTGGTCGGGCAGCGAGGCGCCGTACGGCTTCGGCCCGGGTCAGGGCCAGCCGTGGCTCCCGCAGCCGGCGGACTGGGCCGGGCTCACCGTCGAGGCGCAGGAGGGCGACGAGGGCTCCACGCTGAGCTTCTTCCGGCGGATGCTGAAGCTCCGCCGGGAGGTCCGCGCGGGGCTGCCCGACGCCGTCGAGGTGCTCGGCACCCCACCCGGCACGTTCGGGTTCCGGCGCGGCGACCTGGTGTGCGTGGTGAACTGCGGGTCGCGCCGCTCCCGGCTGCCCGCCGAGGCCGGCGAGCTGCTGCTCAGCAGCGGGCCCGACCCGGTCGACGGCCGGATCGCCCCGGACACCGCCGCCTGGTTCCGCTCAGCGTGA
- a CDS encoding cryptochrome/photolyase family protein: MPTTAVMWFRRDLRLADNPALLDACDSDGVLPLFVLDPALWGPAGVTRRAYLGASLRALDASLRQRRASLSVVRGNPVRQVVLAARQVGASRVHVAADYAPYGHARDLEVEQALADAGIELVRTGSPYAVAPDRVRNQSGNPYKVYTPFSKGWMEHGWRDPVDAPTGATWLALDETADIPDPELPPGLELPEAGEAVARKRWAAYVEEHLADYDDERDRPDLDTTSRMSRHLKWGEIHPRTMLADLRGRTGAGATAYRRELAFREFYADVLFQRPDSAREYLRPEFGAMPYDEPGEPFDAWREGRTGFPIVDAGMRQLRATGWMHNRVRMIVASFLVKDLHVEWQHGARHFMQWLVDGDVASNMHGWQWVAGCGTDAAPYFRVFNPTTQGAKFDPDGRYVRRWVPELADVPAKHVHQPSASPDGVPDGYPEPIVDHSAERLEALARYERIRS, encoded by the coding sequence GTGCCCACGACAGCCGTGATGTGGTTCCGCCGGGACCTCCGCCTCGCCGACAACCCCGCGCTCCTCGACGCCTGCGACAGCGACGGCGTGCTGCCGCTGTTCGTGCTGGACCCGGCCCTGTGGGGGCCGGCCGGTGTGACCCGCCGGGCCTACCTCGGCGCGTCGCTGCGGGCGCTCGACGCGTCGCTCCGCCAGCGCCGGGCGTCCCTGTCCGTCGTACGCGGGAACCCGGTGCGCCAGGTCGTCCTGGCCGCCCGGCAGGTCGGCGCGAGCCGGGTGCACGTGGCGGCCGACTACGCGCCCTACGGGCACGCCCGCGACCTCGAGGTCGAGCAGGCGCTCGCCGACGCAGGCATCGAGCTGGTCCGCACCGGCTCGCCGTACGCCGTGGCGCCGGACCGGGTCCGCAACCAGTCCGGCAACCCCTACAAGGTCTACACGCCTTTCTCCAAGGGCTGGATGGAGCACGGCTGGCGCGACCCGGTGGACGCCCCGACCGGCGCGACCTGGCTGGCGCTCGACGAGACCGCCGACATCCCCGACCCGGAGCTGCCCCCCGGGCTGGAGCTCCCCGAGGCCGGCGAGGCGGTCGCCCGCAAGAGGTGGGCGGCGTACGTCGAGGAGCACCTGGCCGACTACGACGACGAGCGGGACCGCCCCGACCTGGACACCACGAGCCGGATGTCGCGGCACCTGAAGTGGGGCGAGATCCACCCGCGCACGATGCTCGCCGACCTTCGCGGGCGCACCGGTGCGGGCGCCACCGCCTACCGCCGCGAGCTCGCCTTCCGGGAGTTCTACGCCGACGTGCTCTTCCAGCGGCCGGACAGCGCGCGGGAGTACCTCCGCCCCGAGTTCGGGGCGATGCCGTACGACGAGCCGGGCGAGCCGTTCGACGCCTGGCGGGAGGGCCGCACCGGCTTCCCGATCGTGGACGCCGGGATGCGGCAGCTGCGGGCCACCGGCTGGATGCACAACCGGGTCCGGATGATCGTCGCGAGCTTCCTGGTCAAGGACCTGCACGTCGAGTGGCAGCACGGCGCGCGGCACTTCATGCAGTGGCTGGTCGACGGCGACGTGGCCTCGAACATGCACGGCTGGCAGTGGGTGGCCGGCTGCGGCACCGACGCGGCGCCGTACTTCCGGGTGTTCAACCCGACCACCCAGGGCGCGAAGTTCGACCCGGACGGCCGCTACGTGCGCCGCTGGGTGCCCGAGCTCGCGGACGTGCCGGCCAAGCACGTGCACCAGCCGTCGGCGTCCCCGGACGGGGTGCCGGACGGCTACCCCGAGCCGATCGTGGACCACTCCGCCGAACGTCTCGAGGCGCTCGCCCGCTACGAGAGGATCCGCTCGTGA
- a CDS encoding ABC transporter permease subunit: protein MRQRLGLAQALLGDPPVLILDEPANGLDPAGIAWLRQFLRSLAADGRTVLVSSHVLSEVEQTVDDIVVIARGRLVRQGTLASLEAGPAAVLLRTPTPELLADALAPYAVTTVGDRLRVEGCSTDEVGHLAHVHGVELHELAAEASDLEKVFLDLTRDEGGGVTTALVRSELRKITSTRLWWGLLVGAVVYTVIQAAANAALAGSDPGAGQPATAALDTAEAIRTIYASSPFQGSYIFAMILGITGMTGEYRYQTITPTFLATPRRARVVLGKMAAHLVVGVGYGVVCVLFALLVGGVVIAIRGYPLGYGADRLWSSVLLAVLAVGLWTMLGIGIGTLIRNQVAAVLVAVFVTFLVEPLATFVLAANDLDAIVEVAADQRLDGADVPGEHVRGVPPLVGRRPGPARLRGGPGRGGRPAVGAPRHHLSRVVRR from the coding sequence ATGCGGCAGCGGCTCGGCCTCGCCCAGGCGCTCCTCGGCGACCCGCCGGTGCTGATCCTCGACGAGCCCGCCAACGGCCTCGACCCGGCCGGCATCGCCTGGCTCCGGCAGTTCCTGCGCTCGCTGGCCGCCGACGGGCGCACCGTGCTGGTCTCCAGCCACGTGCTCTCCGAGGTCGAGCAGACCGTCGACGACATCGTGGTGATCGCCCGCGGCCGGCTGGTGCGGCAGGGGACCCTGGCGTCCCTGGAGGCCGGCCCCGCCGCCGTGCTCCTGCGCACGCCCACGCCCGAGCTGCTGGCCGACGCGCTCGCGCCGTACGCCGTGACGACCGTGGGGGACCGGCTCCGCGTCGAGGGCTGCTCGACGGACGAGGTCGGCCACCTGGCGCACGTGCACGGCGTCGAGCTGCACGAGCTGGCGGCGGAGGCGAGCGACCTGGAGAAGGTGTTCCTCGACCTGACGCGCGACGAGGGGGGCGGCGTGACCACCGCACTGGTGCGCTCGGAGCTGCGCAAGATCACTTCGACCCGGCTGTGGTGGGGGCTGCTGGTCGGGGCGGTCGTCTACACGGTGATCCAGGCCGCCGCGAACGCCGCGCTGGCCGGCAGCGACCCCGGGGCGGGGCAGCCCGCCACCGCCGCGCTGGACACCGCCGAGGCGATTCGGACGATCTACGCGAGCTCCCCGTTCCAGGGCAGCTACATCTTCGCGATGATCCTCGGCATCACCGGGATGACGGGGGAGTACCGCTACCAGACGATCACCCCGACCTTCCTCGCGACACCGCGCCGGGCCCGCGTGGTGCTCGGCAAGATGGCCGCGCACCTGGTGGTGGGCGTCGGCTACGGCGTCGTCTGTGTGCTGTTCGCGCTGCTCGTCGGCGGCGTGGTGATCGCGATCCGGGGCTACCCGCTCGGGTACGGCGCCGACCGGCTGTGGTCCTCGGTCCTGCTGGCGGTGCTCGCCGTCGGTCTCTGGACGATGCTCGGGATCGGCATCGGCACGCTGATCCGCAACCAGGTCGCGGCGGTGCTGGTCGCGGTCTTCGTGACGTTCCTGGTCGAGCCGCTGGCCACCTTCGTCCTCGCCGCCAACGACCTGGATGCGATCGTGGAAGTGGCTGCCGACCAACGCCTCGACGGCGCTGACGTCCCCGGGGAGCACGTTCGTGGAGTACCTCCCCTGGTGGGCCGGCGGCCTGGTCCTGCTCGGCTACGCGGCGGTCCTGGCCGGGGTGGGCGTCCGGCTGTCGGTGCGCCGCGACATCACCTGAGCCGAGTTGTCAGGCGGTGA